The nucleotide window ACCTCGACGTTCTTCGCCAATTCGGTGAGGCGCCCGGATGCGCGGGCGACCTTGTTCTGGTAGCCGAGGACGACGCTCGGTTTGTCCACAGTTTCGAACAAGCGCTGTCCGCTATCGAGCCCCACGTTCCGGAATCTGCGCTCGTGGTGTTGGCCGACCCCTATGGCCCCGGGGGTGTTCGAGACCGCTCGTTGGAGAGCCGTTCAGAGTATTTCGTCCAGTTGTCGCTTCTTGCAACGAGGCTGGGTCAGAGCGCAGGAATCAAGGGTTTGCAAATAGGTCGGTGGAGTGCCGGATTAACGGGCACGGGGGCCTACCTTGCCACACGATGCGCCGCGCAAAGAATTACAAGGTTCGTCGCGGATCAATGCGACGGTCTGCCGTGGTGGATGGCGGATTACCACGGGGTCTATCGAGATCACATAGGGATCGATGTCCTGGTGGTTCGTCCCAATCTTGCAGATTGGGAGGGGGATTCCTCTATTCAGGACGAGTCGCACGACGCGTGGAGACTTGGAGAGCACGTGGGACCGAAGGGGCAGGCCCGGTGGCCCCTACTTGCCAAAGAAGGGGCCCGCCGATTCAAGATGCAGATCAAGTCCACTAAATTCGACGTGGAGTGGCGACTGCGGCATCGGAAGTAAATCGTCACCCGACTGATACTCGGAACATCACCGCGACGCGGGCGCGAGCCTTTCATTTCGAACCACATCCCGGCGAACCAGGTGCTCAGACGGCGCCGTCCACCAGGGAGTGCTCGGCCAGGGTGGTCAGCGCGGCGCGGATGTGTCGCTCGGCGTCCGCCGGCACCGGTCCTTGCTTGTCCAGGGCCGCCAGGAGCTGGTCGGGGGTGCAGGGCTCGTCCAGCAGGAACCAAAGCGCGGGTCCCAACCCCTTGAGTACGATCAACCGGTCGCCGGCCAAGAGCACCAGCACGCCGTCGTCGGTGATGATCCCGTCGTCCACAGCACGACGCCACAACAGGCCGTCCGTGGCGCCCGTCGCATCGTTCGCCGTGCCAGAGCTGGCCGCAAGCTCGGTTTCCTCGAGCGGCTCCCACGTCGGATTGACCGGCTCCGCCGGTGCGGCGAGGAGCCGGTCCAGCACCGGGCGGAGTCCCTCCGCCTCGGTGTAGACCAGGCGGTGGGCGCCGCCCACGCGGTCCAGGACGCCGCACAGCGTCACGAGGCCGCGGGGCAGCTGCGAGAGGGAGGACGTCTGCGGCACCAGCAGCTGCAGCGCCTCCAGCAGGGGAAGGGGCTCCGCCCGGGCGGGCACGTCCTCCGTCGCATCGCGCACGCGGTCCAGCACGGCCACACACCGCACCGTGCCCGGCACGGTCGGCCCCAGACCGAGTCCGTCCGGTCCCACTTGGTGCTTCGGACGCACGCCGGCGTCCCCCAGCAGGGAGAGCGGCTTGGCGTACGGGGTCACCCCCAGGTCTGCGGGATCCACGATGGCCGTCTCGTCGGTGAGGTAGGCGAAGTGGGGGCCGAGGCGTCGTGTCGCGGTGGTCTTCCCCGTGCCGGAGGCGGCGGCCAGCACGACGGCGGCGCCCGTCTCCGGGACGGCGAGGCAGGCGCCGTGGAACATCAGGTGGGTGCCGCGGCAGGAGCCGATCGCCGCGGACGTGGCCGCGTACACGATCGACTCGTGGAAGACGTCCCAGTCCTGACCCTCGGCCCGTTCGAGGTCGGCGGCGGCCGGGGTGGGGATCGGGGTGGGGCTGCACCGGGACCAGTCACGGCACAGCGTCTCGCTGGCGGTCTCGTCGAGGCCGCTCACCGTCAGGGTGTCCAGGCCTGCCGTCAGGCGCAGGGAGCGGGACGTCCCGGCATCAGAGGTGGGCATCGAGGTCTCCCATTCGGCAGCGGGGCGAAGGTCACGGCGAGCGACCGCCTCCCTCCGGCACGGGCCCGAGAGGCGAGTCCAGTCTACGGAGTGCCTGTGGGGACCGGGGCCGGCGCCCGCCGACGCCCCGCCGCCTATAATGGAGCCGCAGCGTGCACCCTTCGCGCCGCTGAGTCTGCCTGCCGGAGGACCCCATGCCTGAGATCGTCCCCGAACCGTCCGTCACGGTGGTGATCCCGCACTACGGGGACCCGGCTCCCACGGCGGCACTGGCTGCCTCCCTCCTGGAGGCCCGGTCCACCTGCCTGGCCGGCGTCGTCGTCGCCGATGACGCCTCGCCCGTCCCCTACCTGGGCAGCGACGACGCCCGCCTCACCGTGGTGCGTCGTCCCGCCAACGGGGGCTTCGGCGCGAACGTGAACACCGGTCTGGCCGAGGTCCGCACGGAGTACGCCCTCGTGCTCAACTCGGACGCGCTCATCACGGGCGAGCAGATCGACGCGCTCGTGGCCGCTGCGGCACCGTTCCAGCCGGCCGTGGTGAGTCCGCAGGTGGTGAATGAGGACGGGACGCCTCAGTGGTCCGGGCGTCACTTCCCCTCCGTGCTGCACCAGACCGTGGAGTGGCTCACTCCGCTGGCCCGCTTCCGCCACCTGCCCCTGCTGCACGAGGCCGTGGGCCATGACGTGCACGCGGCTGAGGCCACCGAGCCCGTGCCCGTGGACTGGGTGATGGGCGCCGTGATGCTGCTGCCGATGGCCGAGGTCCGCGCGGTGGGGGGCTTCGACGAGGCCTACTTCATGAACTCCGAGGAGGTGGACCTCCAGCAGCGGCTCCGCCGGCGGGGGATCCCCTCGATCGTGATTCCCGCCATCCACGTCACGCATGGCCTGCACGGCTCCTCGGATCCGCTGCGGCGTCGCGCGTGGCTCGTGGACTCGCGGTTCCGCTATGCCCGCAAGTTCGGCCGGCCGCGCGCGCTCAGGGCCGCGCTCACCGCGGCCACGGGTGCCAACCTCGCCGTCAACGCCCTTCGGCAGGCCCGGGGCACGGACGTGGACGCGCGCCGTGTGGCGAAGGACGAGCTGCGCCTGATCTGGCGGGGGACCCGCCGATGACCGCCCGCACCTACACCGTCCCCGCGCCCCTGGGCTCCACTCCCGCCCGCGTCGGCGTGCCCGCCGGGCGCCGCACCGAGCGCCTGCTCCTCGTCTCGCCCGCCTTCCACGGCTATCACCGCTCCATCGCCCGCGCGTGGGCGCAGCAGGGCTTCGACGTCACGGTGCACTGCTACGACGCGTATGCCACCCCCGCCATGAAGCTGCGCAACAAGGCCCTCCTGGAGCTGCCGCAGAGGGTCGGCATGGACCGCACGGCCGCCCGCGTCGCGTGGGACACCCAGCGGGCGGTCGCCGCCCTGCGCGAGGCCAGGCCCGACCGCGTGCTCGTCATCAAGGGCGACTCCCTCGGCGAGCAGTTCTGGGACGAGGTCCGAGCGCTCGGCGTGCCCCGCATGCTGTGGCTCTACGACGACCTCCACCGTCACGACTACTCCCTGGACTTCCTGCGCACCGTGGGTCCCGTGCTGAGCTATGCCCGCTCCGAGGCGGACGAGCTCACGGCCGACGGCGTGGACGCCCACTATCTGCCCAACGGCTTCGACCCGGACCTGGACGTGCCCCCCCTCGAACGGAGGGACGAGCTCGTGTTCGTGGGCTCGCGCTATCCCAACCGTGTGGAGCTGCTCGAACGCCTCGCCGCCGCGGGCATCCCCGTGCGCGCCTACGGCCGGCAGTGGAGCCACCACCCCGTGGACCGCCTGCGGACGTGGGAGCTGCGCCGCCCGGCCCTGCCCGCCGAGCGGGACATCCCCCTCAACGAGGCCTACGCGGTGCAGGCCGCCGCCGCCGGCGCCATCAACGTCCACGGCCTGCAGGCCGGCCATGCGATGCGCACCTTCGAGGTGCCCGGCATGGGTGGGCTCCAACTGGTGGACCGGGCGGACGTGGCGGAGTTCTACGAGCCCGGCGCGGAGGTCCTCGTGTTCGAGAGCCCCGAGCACCTCGTGGAGCTGGGCTCCCGCGCGGTGCGCGAGCCCGCGTGGGGCGAGCGCATCCGCGCCGCCGGCCGCCGCCGCTCCCACGCGGAGCACACCTTCGCGCACCGCGCCGCCGCCGCGCAGGACTGGTGGACCTGATGGCCGGCGGCGCTGACGCCCCCCTGTTCTGGAGGCCCGAGGACCTGCCCCGGTGGCAGCGGTGGCAACGGGCCCAGTGGTCGGCCTCGCGGCGCGCTGCGGACGCCGCGCGCTCTGCCATCCGTGCCGCCCGGGGCGCCGCGGCCGGCGCCGAGAGCCCGATGCTGATGCTCCCCGAGGGGGAGGTCCACTCGCTCGTGGCGCTGGAGTCCTTCGGCCCCACGCAGCTCGCCGCGCTGGCCGCGCCCGTCGCGGCCCTGCCGCCGGAGGCTGCCGCCGGCGTCGGATGGGTCCTCCCCGGGGAGGCCACCGCGGAGCAGATCGCGGCGTTGCCGGGGGCACGGACCCCGGGCGTGCGCCTGACGCCGATCCCTGCGGCCGCTGGGCCGTTGCTGCTGCCCCGCCTCGCAGGGCTGCGCCGCGTGCTGGTGGCGGGGGAGTACCTGCCCTCCGGCCGCGCGGCCGTGCGCTGGGCCCGCGAGCGCGGCGCCGAGGTGGCGGTGGTGCAGCACGGACTGCTCGCCGTCTCCACCCCGCCGGTGCCTCGCGAGAGCACGCTCTACGCCTTCACCTCCGAGGACGCCGCGTGGTGGACCCAGGGCCGCGCCGACGTGCGCGTCCGCGCGGTCGGGTCCGCCCTCCTGGAGGACGCCCGGCGGACCGCGGCGCACCGGCCCGCCGGCCCCGACGCCGCGGGCCCCGGCGTCTTCCTCGGCCAGCTGCACGGCGCCGAGCTGCCCCGTGCTGACTTCGCCTGGGCGGCGGAGGACTACATCCGCGTCACCGGTGCCGTGTACCGCCCGCACCCGGCCGAGAGGGACCGGCTCTCCCGTGCGCAGCACGCCCGCTGGGAGGCGCAGGGCATCACCGTGGACCGCTCCGACGTCCCGCTCACGCAGACCATGGGCCCC belongs to Micrococcus sp. 2A and includes:
- a CDS encoding glycosyltransferase; its protein translation is MTARTYTVPAPLGSTPARVGVPAGRRTERLLLVSPAFHGYHRSIARAWAQQGFDVTVHCYDAYATPAMKLRNKALLELPQRVGMDRTAARVAWDTQRAVAALREARPDRVLVIKGDSLGEQFWDEVRALGVPRMLWLYDDLHRHDYSLDFLRTVGPVLSYARSEADELTADGVDAHYLPNGFDPDLDVPPLERRDELVFVGSRYPNRVELLERLAAAGIPVRAYGRQWSHHPVDRLRTWELRRPALPAERDIPLNEAYAVQAAAAGAINVHGLQAGHAMRTFEVPGMGGLQLVDRADVAEFYEPGAEVLVFESPEHLVELGSRAVREPAWGERIRAAGRRRSHAEHTFAHRAAAAQDWWT
- a CDS encoding glycosyltransferase — protein: MPEIVPEPSVTVVIPHYGDPAPTAALAASLLEARSTCLAGVVVADDASPVPYLGSDDARLTVVRRPANGGFGANVNTGLAEVRTEYALVLNSDALITGEQIDALVAAAAPFQPAVVSPQVVNEDGTPQWSGRHFPSVLHQTVEWLTPLARFRHLPLLHEAVGHDVHAAEATEPVPVDWVMGAVMLLPMAEVRAVGGFDEAYFMNSEEVDLQQRLRRRGIPSIVIPAIHVTHGLHGSSDPLRRRAWLVDSRFRYARKFGRPRALRAALTAATGANLAVNALRQARGTDVDARRVAKDELRLIWRGTRR
- a CDS encoding PqqD family peptide modification chaperone, yielding MPTSDAGTSRSLRLTAGLDTLTVSGLDETASETLCRDWSRCSPTPIPTPAAADLERAEGQDWDVFHESIVYAATSAAIGSCRGTHLMFHGACLAVPETGAAVVLAAASGTGKTTATRRLGPHFAYLTDETAIVDPADLGVTPYAKPLSLLGDAGVRPKHQVGPDGLGLGPTVPGTVRCVAVLDRVRDATEDVPARAEPLPLLEALQLLVPQTSSLSQLPRGLVTLCGVLDRVGGAHRLVYTEAEGLRPVLDRLLAAPAEPVNPTWEPLEETELAASSGTANDATGATDGLLWRRAVDDGIITDDGVLVLLAGDRLIVLKGLGPALWFLLDEPCTPDQLLAALDKQGPVPADAERHIRAALTTLAEHSLVDGAV
- a CDS encoding RNA-binding protein, which gives rise to MAGGADAPLFWRPEDLPRWQRWQRAQWSASRRAADAARSAIRAARGAAAGAESPMLMLPEGEVHSLVALESFGPTQLAALAAPVAALPPEAAAGVGWVLPGEATAEQIAALPGARTPGVRLTPIPAAAGPLLLPRLAGLRRVLVAGEYLPSGRAAVRWARERGAEVAVVQHGLLAVSTPPVPRESTLYAFTSEDAAWWTQGRADVRVRAVGSALLEDARRTAAHRPAGPDAAGPGVFLGQLHGAELPRADFAWAAEDYIRVTGAVYRPHPAERDRLSRAQHARWEAQGITVDRSDVPLTQTMGPVVSVFSTGVLEAAQSGRPAWVTHPDPPAWLEGFWERYGMRRWRPGHRPDPTPPLASPTPDPAAAIAADLWRSAS